One segment of Leguminivora glycinivorella isolate SPB_JAAS2020 chromosome 12, LegGlyc_1.1, whole genome shotgun sequence DNA contains the following:
- the LOC125231708 gene encoding uncharacterized protein LOC125231708: MEATEKCCDTQFKVLSTGDYILPPPLQASIDKIVEKEGYISHKTINRSISTSGGNFLADLFEVDIKGKTADGDKETNIFIKNKMEDIAVTVLDVSECYNLENFFYGDLSKMYDDIQNKANIPIEERYNMVKSYDATNPNAIILENLSKKGFTTVHRMEVAPLKFAQLSAQQLARFHGLSWVLEKQNPDYFAKKIRTIKPTYKLNDDYQKFVDNMATYTDKCVDGEKRVKLKKFGSRMMEAMQRNYFENDDSRCCLCHGDYRANNILVKKDGEEIIEVIPVDYQLLYYGCPALDFIYFIFPCTDQEFRRQHLDDLKDLYYESLRKFLQYFNMDVESVYPRDEFEREYKKRLEYGLTIALLLTPVLFTNDDDVPDIAHDDLGSISVTPDLKMDERIRGLVDDFEKWHIL, translated from the exons ATGGAAGCTACAGAAAAATGCTGCGATACGCAATTTAAAGTTTTATCCACTGGTGATTACATCCTACCGCCACCGTTGCAAGCTTCCATCGACAAAATCGTAGAAAAAGAAGGATATATCTCTCACAAAACTATCAACAGATCCATATCCACCAGCGGAGGCAACTTTTTGGCGGATCTGTTCGAAGTCGACATCAAAGGAAAAACTGCCGACGGCGATAAAGAGACAAATatctttattaaaaataaaatggaaGACATAGCTGTGACTGTTTTAGATGTTTCCGAATGTTATAACTTAGAAAACTTCTTTTACGGAGATCTCTCAAAGATGTACGATGATATACAAAACAAAGCGAACATTCCAATTGAAGAAAGATACAATATGGTTAAAAGTTACGATGCTACAAATCCGAATGCTATAATTCTGGAGAATCTTTCTAAAAAGGGTTTTACTACTGTTCATCGAATGGAGGTAGCTCCTCTGAAGTTTGCGCAACTGTCGGCCCAGCAGCTGGCACGGTTCCACGGCCTGTCCTGGGTCTTGGAGAAACAGAATCCTGATTACTTTGCAAAGAAAATTAGGACTATCAAACcgacatataaattaaatgatgaTTACCAGAAATTCGTTGACAATATGGCCACGTATACTGATAAATGTGTGGATGGAGAAAAAAGAGTTAAACTAAAAAAATTTGGATCCCGAATGATGGAGGCAATGCAAAGGAATTACTTTGAAAACGATGATAGTAGATGCTGCTTATGCCATGGAGACTACAGGGCTaacaatattcttgtaaagaAA GATGGCGAAGAAATAATTGAAGTCATACCAGTAGATTATCAGCTCCTGTACTACGGCTGTCCCGCCCTGGACTTTATCTACTTCATCTTCCCCTGCACCGACCAAGAGTTTCGAAGACAACATCTCGACGACTTGAAAGATCTGTACTACGAAAGCTTAAGAAAGTTCCTTCAATATTTCAATATGGATGTCGAGTCAGTATACCCCAGGGATGAATTTGAAAGAGAATACAAAAAAAGATTAGAATACGGTCTAACAATAGCTCTTTTGTTAACCCCTGTATTATTTACTAATGACGATGATGTCCCTGACATTGCACATGATGATTTAGGATCCATCTCTGTTACTCCAGACTTGAAAATGGATGAGAGGATCAGAGGCCTTGTGGACGATTTCGAGAAGTGGCATATTTTGTGA
- the LOC125231709 gene encoding uncharacterized protein LOC125231709 has translation MEPKTCDIENKDRLPIKVEEIIKKRLKTEGYINHKVITKAISTDGGNYLGSLYEVNVTGDTEDGKKETHLFVKCIIPGEHISVLSINEIFKTEAFFYNDLTVVFDEIQNEANVPAKERFNVAKSFHASIPEAIILENLSMKGYKTGFRMDVVSLKFAELSITQLGRLHGLSFAIEKKRPNYFDYKIRSLSIPHNFNKDFKDMIKKSEKEILHCLDCAVWDRFSTYLEKLWYNVPSYFNDQKYKRTIVHCDYRANNILMKEVDGEIIDVVPVDYQFMYYGCPVTDFLYFIFLGTDQEFRMNHLEYLKDLYFDSITKMLKYFNIDVESVFPREDFENLYTELLGFGLFSFVMIMPFIFAVEGEALELDKNNVGDFDIKCDERMKERARGVVDDFIRWGLM, from the exons ATGGAACCAAAAACCTGTGATATTGAAAATAAAGATCGACTTCCAATAAAAGTTGAAGAAATAATCAAAAAGAGATTAAAAACAGAAGGATACATAAATCATAAAGTGATCACTAAAGCCATATCCACTGACGGTGGTAATTATTTAGGATCGTTGTATGAAGTGAATGTTACAGGAGACACGGAAGATGGCAAGAAAGAAacacatttatttgttaaatGTATAATTCCTGGGGAACATATAAGTGTTCTGTCGATAAATGAAATTTTCAAAACAGAAGCATTTTTTTACAACGATTTAACAGTGGTGTTTGATGAAATACAAAACGAAGCCAATGTGCCAGCAAAAGAGCGGTTCAATGTTGCAAAATCATTTCATGCAAGTATACCAGAAGCTATAATTCTTGAAAATTTATCTATGAAAGGATACAAAACGGGATTCAGAATGGATGTTGTTTCTTTAAAGTTTGCAGAGCTAAGCATTACACAGTTGGGAAGACTGCATGGGTTATCGTTCGCTATAGAAAAGAAAAggccaaattattttgattacaAAATTAGGTCTTTATCTATCCCTCATAATTTTAACAAAGATTTTAAGGATATgattaaaaaatctgaaaaagaaATATTGCATTGTTTGGATTGTGCCGTATGGGATAGATTTTCTACTTACCTTGAAAAGTTATGGTATAATGTGCCAAGCTATTTTAATGATCAGAAATATAAAAGGACAATAGTACACTGTGACTATAGGGCTAACAATATATTGATGAAAGAGGTG GACGGCGAAATCATCGACGTGGTACCTGTAGACTACCAGTTCATGTACTATGGCTGCCCCGTGACTGACTTCTTGTACTTCATCTTTCTTGGCACCGACCAAGAGTTCAGAATGAATCATTTGGAATACCTCAAGGACCTCTACTTTGACTCCATAACAAAGATGTTGAAATATTTCAACATAGATGTTGAATCTGTTTTTCCTAGAGAAGATTTTGAAAATTTGTATACAGAATTATTAGGTTTCGGATTATTTAGTTTTGTAATGATCATGCCTTTTATTTTTGCCGTTGAAGGTGAAGCTCTTGAATTGGATAAAAATAATGTAGGTGACTTCGATATCAAATGTGACGAACGAATGAAAGAGAGGGCTAGAGGGGTAGTTGATGATTTTATTCGGTGGGGTTTAATGTAA